One genomic window of Haloferax mediterranei ATCC 33500 includes the following:
- a CDS encoding CBS domain-containing protein, whose translation MELPTPQDLRERRNSLELTQSKLADMAGVSQPLIARIEGGDVDPRLSTLRRIVEALDEAEGRIVRAEDIMNTTVRSVEPDNSVRQARDIMLDTGFSQLPVIKNGRPLGIISTADIRHVQEDNVTDRPVNEVMSEGVTTVEPNTTLDEIGVYLDHNSAIIIVEGGETVGIITEADIAAHI comes from the coding sequence ATGGAACTCCCCACGCCACAGGACCTCCGGGAACGTCGGAACTCACTGGAGCTAACGCAGAGTAAACTCGCCGATATGGCGGGCGTCTCACAGCCACTCATCGCCCGCATCGAGGGTGGCGATGTCGACCCGCGTCTCTCGACGCTCCGTCGTATCGTGGAAGCATTAGACGAAGCAGAGGGTCGAATCGTCCGCGCCGAAGACATCATGAACACGACGGTTCGAAGCGTCGAACCAGACAACTCCGTCCGCCAAGCGCGCGACATCATGCTCGACACCGGGTTCTCGCAGTTGCCGGTCATCAAAAACGGTCGCCCGCTGGGTATCATCTCGACCGCGGATATCCGGCACGTTCAGGAAGATAACGTCACCGACCGACCGGTGAACGAAGTAATGTCCGAAGGCGTCACGACGGTCGAACCTAACACAACGCTCGACGAAATCGGCGTGTACCTCGACCACAATTCGGCCATTATCATCGTCGAAGGTGGCGAAACAGTCGGTATCATCACCGAAGCCGACATCGCCGCCCACATCTAA
- a CDS encoding DUF555 domain-containing protein has translation MSNYLVAMEAAWLVRDVEDIDDAIGVAVSEAGKRLNQKDKEYVEVEVGATPCPACGEPFDSAFIAANTALVGLLLEIKIFNADGEKHASRIAKSEVGGALRDVPLDVIDVREFDDEEQ, from the coding sequence ATGAGCAACTATCTCGTCGCGATGGAGGCGGCCTGGTTGGTCCGGGACGTCGAAGACATCGACGACGCCATCGGCGTCGCGGTCAGCGAAGCTGGCAAGCGTCTCAATCAGAAGGACAAGGAGTACGTCGAAGTCGAAGTCGGTGCGACGCCGTGTCCCGCCTGTGGCGAACCGTTCGACTCCGCGTTCATCGCGGCTAACACCGCACTCGTCGGTCTACTCCTCGAAATCAAGATTTTCAACGCAGACGGAGAAAAGCACGCCTCTCGTATCGCAAAGAGCGAAGTCGGCGGCGCGCTCCGTGACGTTCCCCTCGACGTTATCGACGTGAGGGAGTTCGACGACGAAGAACAGTAA
- the psmB gene encoding archaeal proteasome endopeptidase complex subunit beta: MRTPTHDEFSSRLDSLNGDHSNVFGPELGEFPHAERRADSLGDKETKTGTTTVGIKTDEGVVLATDMRASLGHMVSSKDVQKVEEIHPRGALTIAGSVSAAQSLISSLRAEVRLYESRRGEDMSMQALSTLVGNFLRSGGFYIVQPILGGVDDEGAHIYSIDPAGSILEEEYTVTGSGSQYALGVLEQEFSEDLSIDEAREVATKAIRSAVERDLASGNGINIAVVTEDGVDIQRHENFEGLDFE; encoded by the coding sequence ATGCGTACCCCGACTCACGACGAGTTCTCTAGCCGTCTCGACTCACTCAACGGCGACCACTCGAACGTGTTCGGTCCCGAACTCGGCGAGTTCCCGCACGCCGAGCGTCGAGCCGACTCGCTCGGTGACAAAGAGACGAAGACCGGAACGACCACGGTCGGTATCAAGACGGACGAAGGCGTCGTCCTTGCAACTGACATGCGCGCAAGCCTCGGCCACATGGTCTCCTCGAAGGACGTCCAGAAGGTCGAAGAGATTCACCCGCGAGGCGCACTGACCATTGCGGGGTCGGTCTCCGCGGCCCAGTCGCTCATCAGCTCGCTCCGCGCGGAGGTTCGACTCTACGAATCCCGCCGCGGCGAGGACATGAGCATGCAGGCACTCTCGACGCTCGTCGGTAATTTCCTCCGCTCGGGTGGCTTCTACATCGTCCAGCCCATCCTCGGCGGCGTCGACGACGAGGGTGCACACATCTACAGCATCGACCCTGCGGGCTCCATCCTCGAAGAGGAGTACACTGTCACCGGCTCCGGCAGCCAGTACGCCCTCGGTGTGCTCGAACAGGAGTTCTCAGAGGACCTGAGCATCGACGAGGCCAGAGAGGTCGCTACGAAGGCGATTCGCTCCGCAGTCGAGCGTGACCTCGCGTCGGGTAACGGCATCAACATCGCCGTCGTCACCGAAGACGGCGTCGACATCCAGCGCCACGAAAACTTCGAAGGCCTCGACTTCGAATAA
- the ligA gene encoding ATP-dependent DNA ligase LigA, which translates to MEFAEFAARAAEIEAESADLAVVSLLSDLFRDADDDLSTVARFVQGRVFPAWDSTTLDIGPRLCHEAIARAAGPNVSADDVEDRLADRGEIGAVAASYDFGGQRGLAAFGAGGQDGLTVAEVDSELRALAAASGSGSEETKLKTLYGLFNRTDPDEARFLARLVLSEMRIGVGEGTVRDAIAEAFLVAPEDAAAIRDDDVDTETETAARERRDEAIATVARALQVSNDYGMVAEVTRDEGESGLSEVRLEVGRPVQAMLAQAGTAADALDEWETAAVETKFDGARVQVHRDEAGDVSLFSRNMEDVTNALPEIVEFVEDAVDEPAILDGEVVAMDDDGEPLPFQEILRRFRRKHDVGRMREEVRVELRAFDCLHAAGDDLLTEPLTTRHDRLATVLGPDSDAVSDLLLSDCPDEVAAYESEALEAGHEGIMLKNPDAAYSPGDRGKNWLKRKPDVETLDLVVTGAEWGEGRRAKFLGTFLLSARVDDESGDDEFETIGKVATGITDEELVELTELLEPEIERESGKEVDIRPSVVFEVGYEEIQASPTYSSGYALRFPRFISVREDKTAETADSLERIERLAESQ; encoded by the coding sequence ATGGAGTTCGCCGAGTTCGCAGCCCGCGCCGCCGAGATTGAAGCCGAGAGTGCGGACCTCGCCGTCGTCTCGCTCCTTTCGGACCTGTTTCGCGACGCGGACGACGACCTCTCGACGGTCGCTCGCTTCGTTCAAGGTCGCGTGTTCCCGGCGTGGGATTCGACTACCCTCGATATCGGCCCCCGGCTCTGCCACGAGGCGATTGCCCGCGCCGCCGGACCGAACGTCTCCGCCGACGACGTAGAAGACCGCCTCGCCGACCGCGGCGAAATCGGTGCAGTCGCCGCAAGCTACGATTTCGGCGGCCAACGCGGCCTTGCCGCTTTCGGGGCTGGCGGCCAAGACGGCTTGACCGTCGCTGAAGTCGATTCCGAACTGCGCGCGCTCGCCGCCGCGTCGGGGTCGGGAAGCGAAGAAACGAAGCTCAAAACGCTCTACGGCCTGTTCAACCGAACCGACCCCGACGAAGCGCGCTTCCTCGCGCGACTCGTCCTCTCCGAGATGCGTATCGGCGTCGGCGAGGGAACCGTCCGGGACGCAATCGCCGAAGCGTTCCTCGTCGCACCCGAAGACGCCGCTGCCATCCGCGACGACGACGTAGACACGGAAACCGAGACGGCCGCCCGCGAACGACGCGACGAAGCCATCGCCACCGTGGCCCGTGCGCTACAGGTCTCGAACGACTACGGCATGGTCGCCGAAGTCACCCGCGATGAGGGCGAATCCGGTCTCAGCGAGGTCCGTCTCGAAGTCGGACGCCCGGTGCAGGCGATGCTGGCGCAAGCCGGGACTGCCGCCGACGCGCTCGACGAGTGGGAGACTGCGGCGGTCGAAACGAAGTTCGACGGCGCTCGCGTGCAGGTCCACCGGGACGAAGCGGGCGATGTGTCGCTGTTCTCCCGGAACATGGAGGATGTGACGAACGCGCTCCCCGAAATCGTGGAATTCGTCGAGGACGCGGTCGACGAGCCAGCCATCCTCGACGGCGAGGTGGTCGCCATGGACGACGACGGCGAGCCACTCCCGTTTCAGGAGATTCTCCGGCGTTTCCGCCGCAAGCACGACGTGGGTCGGATGCGCGAAGAGGTCCGCGTCGAACTCCGGGCGTTCGACTGCCTCCACGCCGCCGGCGACGACCTCCTGACGGAACCGCTTACGACCCGACACGACCGACTGGCAACGGTTCTCGGGCCAGACTCCGACGCCGTTTCCGACCTGCTCCTCTCCGACTGCCCCGACGAAGTCGCCGCGTACGAATCCGAGGCGCTCGAAGCCGGCCACGAGGGAATCATGCTGAAGAACCCCGACGCGGCCTACTCACCGGGCGACCGCGGGAAGAACTGGCTGAAGCGCAAACCCGACGTGGAGACCCTCGACCTCGTGGTGACGGGTGCCGAGTGGGGCGAAGGCCGCCGCGCGAAATTCCTCGGAACGTTCCTGCTTTCGGCCCGCGTCGACGACGAGTCCGGCGACGACGAATTCGAGACTATCGGCAAGGTTGCGACGGGCATTACCGACGAAGAACTGGTCGAACTCACGGAGCTACTCGAACCCGAAATCGAACGCGAGTCGGGCAAGGAAGTCGATATTCGCCCGTCGGTCGTCTTCGAAGTCGGCTACGAGGAGATTCAGGCGTCGCCGACGTACTCGTCGGGGTACGCGCTTCGGTTCCCGCGATTTATCTCCGTACGGGAGGACAAAACCGCGGAAACGGCCGATTCGCTGGAGCGCATAGAGCGGTTGGCCGAGTCGCAATAG
- a CDS encoding MBL fold metallo-hydrolase, which translates to MTIRHDGLDVSWLGYATVRIESPDGFVVYFDPGRYGVLDDYYARDGDLILVTHDHHYDSDAIEQVADSDATVVAFEGVDAANIDRDVVPVEDLPYETVRVDEEDFLTVGEVDVWSLPAFNDPDGPHLRENGEPYHPRGLGCAYRISIGGRSVFWPGDSDVLEGFRHLEVSLFLANIGGSVVMDRHEAADLAETLDPDLVLPVHYDTIPVLEADEEAFVVDVAKRGIPVVFDDPEEV; encoded by the coding sequence ATGACTATCAGACACGACGGCCTCGACGTTTCGTGGCTCGGCTACGCGACCGTCCGCATCGAGTCGCCAGACGGCTTCGTCGTCTATTTCGACCCCGGCCGGTACGGCGTCCTCGACGACTACTACGCCCGCGACGGCGACCTGATTCTCGTCACGCACGACCACCACTACGACTCGGACGCCATCGAGCAGGTGGCCGATTCGGATGCGACCGTCGTCGCCTTCGAGGGAGTCGATGCGGCGAACATCGACCGCGACGTCGTCCCCGTCGAAGACCTCCCGTACGAGACGGTTCGAGTCGACGAAGAGGATTTCCTCACCGTCGGCGAGGTGGATGTGTGGTCGCTTCCGGCCTTCAACGACCCCGACGGACCGCACCTCCGGGAGAACGGCGAGCCGTACCACCCCCGGGGACTCGGCTGTGCGTACCGCATCTCTATCGGCGGTCGGTCGGTCTTCTGGCCGGGGGATTCGGACGTGCTCGAAGGGTTCCGACACCTCGAAGTCTCGCTGTTCCTCGCCAACATCGGTGGCTCGGTCGTGATGGACCGCCACGAAGCCGCCGACCTCGCGGAGACGCTGGACCCCGACCTCGTGTTGCCCGTCCACTACGACACCATCCCGGTTCTCGAAGCCGACGAAGAGGCGTTCGTCGTCGACGTGGCGAAACGTGGGATTCCCGTCGTCTTCGACGACCCCGAGGAGGTCTAA
- a CDS encoding alpha/beta fold hydrolase, whose translation MDLDYGTLDGRRPYYRFGDSDADPLFVLPGLSDAFQREEPNRGTAMILSSLFREFSDRDVWVVGRPQHLPVGSSTRDMAAGYATVIDEHDLWPTDVIGVSMGGLVAQYLAADYGDYVDSVALVSAGTRLGGHGENVMRRWRNLAGKGKWADIVAEMARESATGYEQTLAPTLLKAAGRFVDFRPVVPADAVISCTACLEHDSREILDDIDAPTIIAAGDADRLFPEPRLREAKDGIDDATLALFKGESHDLATSESRELNGILRRFFDGFRGDGLHP comes from the coding sequence ATGGACCTCGACTACGGTACGCTCGATGGCCGGCGTCCCTACTATCGATTCGGTGATTCCGACGCCGACCCGCTTTTCGTGCTGCCCGGTCTCTCCGATGCCTTCCAACGCGAGGAACCGAACCGCGGTACTGCGATGATTCTGTCCAGTCTCTTCCGGGAGTTTTCCGACCGCGACGTGTGGGTCGTCGGTCGACCGCAACACCTCCCGGTCGGGTCGTCGACGCGGGACATGGCCGCCGGCTACGCAACCGTCATCGACGAACACGACCTGTGGCCGACAGACGTTATCGGCGTGTCGATGGGCGGACTCGTCGCCCAGTATCTCGCCGCAGATTACGGCGACTACGTCGACTCCGTCGCTCTCGTCTCGGCCGGGACGCGACTCGGTGGCCACGGTGAAAACGTGATGAGACGATGGCGAAACTTGGCCGGCAAAGGGAAATGGGCCGACATTGTCGCCGAGATGGCGCGCGAATCGGCGACCGGCTACGAACAAACGCTTGCTCCGACACTCCTCAAAGCCGCTGGCCGATTCGTCGACTTCCGGCCCGTGGTTCCCGCTGACGCAGTTATCTCCTGTACTGCCTGTCTCGAACACGATTCGCGGGAGATTCTGGACGATATCGACGCACCGACTATCATCGCCGCGGGCGATGCCGACCGGTTGTTCCCGGAGCCTCGACTTCGCGAGGCGAAAGACGGTATCGACGATGCGACACTCGCCCTGTTCAAGGGCGAAAGCCACGACCTCGCGACGAGCGAGTCGAGGGAACTAAACGGCATCCTCAGACGGTTCTTCGACGGGTTCCGCGGTGACGGGCTACATCCCTAA
- a CDS encoding DNA topoisomerase IV subunit A codes for MASESKTSEELARERLMDLAAEFYDQFDAGEIPTMELPTRTKSNIEYDEDANVWVYGDRTSTRSANSVRGARKLLKAAYTIEFLARQLEEDRSSTLRELYYLSESWDAEEAHFSGQDESNQLIEDLEIVSEVTREDFHMRPEESGATLMGPLELREQTRRGERDIHCQLDVGEGGYQIPNNPDTIQFLDHDIDFVLCVETGGMRDRLIENGFDEQYNVLIVHLKGQPARATRRITKRLHDELDLPVVVFTDGDPWSYRIYGSVAYGSIKSAHLSEYLATPEAKFIGIQPQDIVDYDLPTDPLADSDINALQSELEDPRFMTDYWKEQIELQLDIGKKAEQQALAARGLDFVTEEYLPTRLDEMGII; via the coding sequence ATGGCATCCGAATCGAAGACTTCCGAAGAACTCGCCCGCGAACGACTCATGGACCTCGCAGCGGAGTTCTACGACCAGTTCGACGCGGGGGAGATTCCGACGATGGAACTCCCGACGCGGACGAAGAGCAACATCGAGTACGACGAAGACGCGAACGTCTGGGTCTACGGCGACCGAACCTCGACGCGCTCGGCCAACAGCGTCCGCGGCGCGCGAAAGCTCCTGAAGGCCGCTTACACTATCGAGTTCCTCGCACGCCAGTTAGAGGAAGACCGCTCGTCGACCCTGCGTGAGCTGTACTACCTCTCCGAATCGTGGGATGCAGAGGAGGCCCACTTCTCGGGACAAGACGAGTCGAACCAACTCATCGAAGACCTCGAAATCGTCTCGGAGGTTACCCGCGAGGACTTCCACATGCGTCCCGAGGAGTCCGGTGCGACCCTCATGGGACCGCTGGAACTCCGAGAGCAGACCCGTCGCGGCGAGCGCGATATCCACTGCCAACTGGACGTTGGCGAGGGTGGCTACCAGATTCCGAACAATCCCGACACTATCCAGTTCCTCGACCACGACATCGACTTCGTCCTCTGTGTCGAGACCGGTGGTATGCGCGACCGCCTCATCGAAAACGGGTTCGACGAGCAGTACAACGTCCTCATCGTCCACCTGAAGGGGCAACCCGCGCGGGCGACTCGTCGCATCACGAAGCGCCTGCACGACGAACTCGACCTGCCCGTCGTGGTGTTCACAGACGGTGACCCGTGGTCGTACCGTATCTACGGCTCTGTCGCCTACGGTTCCATCAAGTCCGCACACCTTTCGGAGTATCTCGCAACTCCGGAGGCCAAATTCATCGGCATCCAACCGCAGGACATCGTCGATTACGACCTGCCGACCGACCCGCTTGCGGACTCGGACATCAACGCGCTCCAGTCCGAACTCGAAGACCCACGCTTTATGACCGACTACTGGAAGGAGCAAATCGAACTCCAACTCGACATCGGAAAGAAGGCAGAACAGCAGGCACTCGCCGCCCGCGGGCTTGACTTCGTGACCGAAGAGTACCTCCCGACCCGTCTCGACGAGATGGGCATTATCTAA